A genomic window from Helicobacter suis HS1 includes:
- a CDS encoding UbiX family flavin prenyltransferase: protein MKLVVGISGASGIQLAWRFLECVPTEIDLFIVLSPHAQQVARSEMNIDLKQMLKNWHRPLQLFNHKQIDAPIASGSFGIDAMAIIPASLNTLSKIAHGICDDLLSRVAAVVLKEQKKLLLAPRELPLHSIALENLLILAKAQAIIAPPLLTYYTQPKNLKDMELFLVGKWLDALGITHCLYPRWKANA, encoded by the coding sequence GTGAAATTAGTAGTGGGCATTAGCGGGGCTAGTGGGATACAGCTAGCTTGGCGCTTTTTGGAGTGTGTGCCTACAGAGATTGATTTATTTATCGTTCTTAGCCCGCATGCCCAACAAGTGGCGCGCTCTGAAATGAATATAGATTTAAAACAGATGCTTAAAAATTGGCATAGACCTTTGCAACTCTTTAACCATAAACAAATTGATGCCCCTATAGCCTCCGGAAGTTTTGGCATAGATGCGATGGCTATTATTCCAGCTAGTCTAAATACTCTTAGTAAAATCGCGCATGGAATCTGTGATGATCTTTTAAGCCGCGTGGCTGCTGTGGTGCTTAAGGAGCAAAAAAAACTACTATTAGCCCCTAGAGAATTGCCTTTGCACAGCATTGCCCTAGAAAATTTACTCATTCTAGCTAAAGCACAGGCCATTATCGCCCCTCCCCTACTCACCTACTACACACAGCCTAAAAATTTAAAAGACATGGAATTATTTTTAGTGGGTAAGTGGTTAGATGCGCTAGGCATTACCCACTGTTTATACCCTAGATGGAAAGCCAATGCGTGA
- a CDS encoding UvrD-helicase domain-containing protein, with product MRFLLFFICLTGLFAKPSLFLLEQAISKAYTRFYAKYPFKIQAIKVELASGNLSMLDQILKVASPQDLQWRTQQFLNKEGVLSLDQKIWIKYSLNASIGRVDFDDLIALPYMILNYDLELAKRISERYQYISIDEYQDTNPLARKLIAPLCCAHENLCAVGDDDQSIYGFSATLKEGPLFLETSLQALENGVLNQVIQALNVRSKKVVQVRITGLLKGEVL from the coding sequence ATGCGCTTTTTGCTGTTTTTTATCTGTCTAACCGGGCTTTTTGCTAAGCCTTCCCTTTTTCTTTTAGAACAAGCTATTTCTAAAGCCTACACCCGGTTTTATGCCAAATACCCTTTTAAAATCCAAGCCATTAAAGTAGAGTTAGCTAGCGGTAATTTATCAATGCTAGATCAGATTTTAAAGGTAGCTAGCCCTCAAGATTTACAATGGCGCACGCAACAATTTCTCAATAAAGAGGGCGTGTTAAGCTTAGATCAAAAAATCTGGATTAAATATAGCCTAAATGCCTCCATTGGTAGGGTGGATTTTGATGATTTAATTGCCTTGCCTTATATGATTTTAAACTACGATTTAGAATTGGCTAAGCGCATAAGTGAGCGTTACCAATACATTTCTATAGATGAATACCAAGACACAAACCCTCTCGCGCGCAAACTCATAGCTCCCCTTTGTTGTGCCCATGAGAATCTTTGTGCGGTGGGCGATGATGATCAAAGCATTTATGGGTTTAGCGCCACACTCAAAGAAGGCCCTCTTTTTTTAGAAACTTCTTTACAAGCCCTAGAAAATGGTGTGTTAAACCAAGTGATTCAGGCGCTAAATGTGCGCAGTAAAAAAGTGGTACAGGTTAGAATCACCGGATTATTAAAAGGGGAGGTGCTGTGA
- a CDS encoding ATP-dependent helicase, with protein MGDDDQSIYGFRGADIENILNFPEYFPQTKIIKLEQNYRSTKEILTCANELIVHNKKRYQKTLISQKDQSSVQKLEAPHFTNTTEENNFITKKILEAANRGVVYEDMAILYRFNCLSKEVEKGLLQAKIPYTIIGDISFYERAIIKDRLAYLHALMNSHADDCILRLLPKLKHIGKGSLDKIKNLCARESSSIAKTYQAGLLKPLLSPSSYVSLQDFFTLLFDLAKDARSIKNTEQAHILFTSYFRICKEELEKQELANSDEEVKEELNYLSRLEETFMSCMEDSLELKGVASIQDFLEQIILETPIVDSKGVKCMSVHKAKGLEFSVVFVIGFEEEFFPYKNAEDQEEERRLGYVAITRAKEELYLCSAQERNYFGTLQAGLEPSHFLKEAKLPCQILNIGDCVMHSVFGKGVIEALNNDRIQVRFESNTYWLMASMIKKT; from the coding sequence GTGGGCGATGATGATCAAAGCATTTATGGGTTTAGAGGGGCAGATATAGAAAATATTTTAAATTTCCCTGAATATTTTCCTCAAACTAAAATTATCAAATTAGAACAAAACTACCGCTCCACAAAAGAAATTTTAACCTGTGCTAATGAACTGATTGTCCACAATAAGAAGCGCTACCAAAAAACTTTAATTAGCCAAAAAGATCAAAGTTCTGTGCAAAAACTAGAAGCCCCGCATTTTACAAACACCACAGAGGAAAATAACTTTATCACTAAAAAGATTTTAGAAGCGGCTAATCGGGGGGTTGTTTATGAGGATATGGCTATTTTGTATCGCTTTAATTGTCTCTCTAAAGAAGTAGAAAAAGGTTTATTACAGGCTAAAATCCCCTACACGATCATAGGCGATATTAGTTTTTATGAACGCGCTATCATCAAAGATCGCCTAGCCTATTTACATGCTCTTATGAATTCTCATGCAGATGATTGTATTTTGCGCTTATTACCTAAACTCAAACACATCGGTAAAGGCAGTTTAGATAAAATTAAAAATCTATGCGCTAGAGAATCAAGTAGCATTGCTAAAACCTATCAGGCCGGCTTATTAAAACCCCTATTATCTCCAAGTTCCTATGTGTCTTTACAGGATTTTTTTACCCTTCTTTTTGATCTAGCAAAAGACGCCCGCTCTATCAAAAATACAGAACAAGCACATATTCTTTTTACAAGTTATTTTAGAATATGTAAAGAAGAGCTAGAAAAGCAAGAGCTAGCTAATTCTGATGAAGAGGTTAAAGAGGAGTTAAATTATCTTTCACGCTTAGAAGAGACTTTTATGAGCTGCATGGAGGATAGTTTAGAATTAAAGGGTGTGGCTAGTATACAAGACTTTTTAGAACAAATCATTTTAGAAACCCCTATTGTAGATTCTAAGGGCGTTAAATGCATGAGTGTGCATAAAGCTAAGGGTTTAGAGTTTAGCGTGGTTTTTGTTATAGGCTTTGAGGAGGAGTTTTTCCCTTACAAAAATGCAGAGGATCAAGAGGAGGAGCGCCGTTTGGGCTATGTGGCTATCACGCGCGCTAAAGAGGAGCTTTATTTATGTAGCGCACAAGAAAGAAATTATTTTGGAACACTCCAAGCAGGTTTAGAACCCTCCCATTTTTTAAAAGAAGCCAAATTGCCATGCCAAATTTTAAATATCGGGGATTGTGTGATGCATTCAGTCTTTGGTAAGGGTGTGATTGAGGCCTTAAATAATGATCGTATCCAAGTGCGCTTTGAGTCTAATACTTATTGGCTTATGGCTTCTATGATTAAGAAGACTTAA
- a CDS encoding tetratricopeptide repeat protein, which yields MWRIIFITGLSNSQEETLNARLSAASNDEDRMDLLRMLGLMSLFQKKYEKAVSIYNFLLDKAGDHEMEVYELASLSYIALKRFDSAALVLELAKNIDPQNYDVRFGLGLLYQRLGDLESALTNFNLIKSYNFHSIYYQFQIKAPKNAQDLP from the coding sequence TTGTGGCGCATAATCTTTATCACCGGTTTATCCAATAGCCAAGAGGAGACACTCAATGCCCGTTTGAGTGCTGCTTCAAATGATGAGGATAGAATGGATTTATTGCGCATGCTAGGTTTGATGAGTTTGTTTCAAAAGAAGTATGAAAAGGCGGTTTCTATTTATAACTTTTTACTAGATAAAGCAGGCGATCATGAAATGGAGGTGTATGAACTTGCTAGCTTATCTTATATCGCTTTAAAACGATTTGATAGCGCGGCCTTGGTCTTAGAGTTGGCTAAAAATATCGATCCACAAAATTATGATGTGCGCTTTGGATTAGGCTTACTTTATCAAAGACTAGGGGATTTAGAATCGGCTTTAACCAATTTTAATCTCATTAAAAGCTATAACTTCCACTCTATTTATTACCAGTTCCAGATCAAAGCCCCTAAAAATGCACAGGATTTGCCATGA
- a CDS encoding tetratricopeptide repeat protein, with protein sequence MVDQTPETPQTPQNPQTQQTQQNPQAPQNPQNPPKRNLIQTLQLFFSQENPLLQILQAKTFQERFTALKSRPRLYLSVLGGTGLVALIVIVSLIMSFVAHNRRFGESSAQKQAAAQQSRKLSKIEQSQDSVLNNLPVLKETPHVNLNEEHINTMIEKADILYRQGQTDEALRIFDKISHTSSNLANHNLGVLKMHQKDYSGALKFFDNALLTKENISINAIDAMISAFYLNNMDLYTRYLKLTTNYLVQLDKQPIYPYTYALSLYYGGHYFETLSALINPDTELFSAPRNRLAAKIFMMFGDEANAIKYLKNAATPKDDKTLGLLYARLGDYDRAIQSLRRYNDAYPDDQEALMALELIALRMGNFIGAQDVLASLLHTLKKDKHKEKILSDTYPIEPRLNRNYFDVQTIRRSFWSNNLREGMGMLIVRILFYYAPFKLMDLKSSLNAIHEGMFSINAKNNQDFIDAINSLEKGKNTSSADLHMIAAFKHLGTSHLRLALKEFKLSLEANPYSSTAHYNTGLIYAQLDDFHNASFLKRGGLRFAIKKIRKMPLYIPLMALL encoded by the coding sequence ATGGTTGATCAAACCCCAGAAACACCGCAAACCCCGCAAAATCCACAGACCCAGCAAACCCAGCAAAATCCACAAGCCCCACAAAATCCGCAAAACCCCCCTAAAAGAAATTTAATCCAAACTTTACAATTATTCTTTAGCCAAGAAAACCCGCTATTACAAATCTTGCAGGCCAAGACTTTTCAAGAGAGATTTACCGCCCTTAAAAGTAGACCTCGCTTGTATTTATCCGTTTTGGGAGGAACAGGGCTTGTTGCTTTAATTGTGATTGTTTCACTGATCATGAGTTTTGTGGCGCATAATCGGCGTTTTGGGGAAAGTAGCGCGCAAAAACAGGCCGCCGCCCAACAATCTAGAAAACTAAGCAAAATAGAACAAAGTCAAGATTCTGTTTTAAATAATCTCCCTGTTTTAAAAGAAACTCCCCATGTAAATCTGAATGAAGAACATATTAATACCATGATTGAAAAGGCAGATATTCTCTACAGACAAGGGCAAACCGATGAGGCTTTGCGCATTTTTGACAAAATCTCACACACTTCCTCTAATCTTGCTAACCACAATTTAGGGGTGCTTAAAATGCACCAAAAAGATTATAGCGGGGCTTTAAAATTCTTTGATAATGCCCTTTTAACGAAGGAAAATATTAGCATTAATGCCATTGATGCGATGATCTCTGCCTTTTATCTTAATAATATGGATCTTTATACCCGTTATTTAAAACTCACCACCAATTACCTAGTCCAACTAGATAAACAACCCATTTATCCCTACACCTATGCGCTTAGTTTATATTATGGCGGGCATTATTTTGAAACCCTTTCGGCTTTGATTAATCCGGATACGGAGTTATTTAGCGCTCCAAGAAATCGTTTAGCCGCTAAGATTTTCATGATGTTTGGAGATGAAGCCAATGCGATCAAATACCTTAAAAATGCCGCCACCCCTAAAGATGATAAAACTCTAGGGCTTTTATATGCCAGACTTGGGGATTATGACCGGGCTATTCAATCCTTGCGGCGCTATAACGATGCCTACCCAGATGATCAAGAAGCCTTAATGGCCTTAGAACTTATTGCCTTGCGTATGGGAAATTTTATAGGTGCGCAAGATGTTTTAGCCTCTTTATTACACACACTCAAAAAAGACAAACACAAAGAAAAGATTTTAAGCGACACCTACCCGATTGAACCTAGATTAAACCGGAATTATTTTGATGTACAGACAATTCGTAGAAGCTTTTGGAGTAATAATCTACGCGAAGGAATGGGGATGCTTATTGTTCGAATCCTCTTTTACTACGCGCCTTTTAAACTCATGGATTTAAAGAGTTCTTTAAATGCTATCCATGAGGGGATGTTTTCTATAAATGCGAAGAATAATCAGGATTTTATAGACGCCATTAATTCTTTAGAAAAAGGCAAGAATACTAGTAGCGCGGATTTACACATGATCGCTGCGTTTAAACATCTTGGCACTTCTCATTTGCGCCTAGCGCTTAAAGAATTTAAACTCTCTTTAGAGGCCAATCCTTATAGCTCCACTGCCCACTATAATACCGGTTTAATCTATGCCCAATTAGATGATTTCCACAACGCCTCTTTTCTCAAGCGCGGCGGGCTAAGATTCGCTATAAAGAAAATAAGAAAAATGCCTTTATACATACCCTTAATGGCTCTTCTTTAG
- the serS gene encoding serine--tRNA ligase encodes MIDKKLLLHDFEAIQANLAKRFLDPQILKNLQTLLLEYKAQKLALEQAQEFKNRTSKLFFEKQKNHDQEAMSLKSALEENKEKIGHLTHRVNTLEEELEVLLHSIPNLLDPITPFGKDESENVEITRILTPKNFDFKPKEHHELAQENGWIEFDRGVKIAKSRFSVLRKEGALISRALINFMLDYNASHGFEIINPPILVNATTLFGTGQLPKFKEDLFKVEAEDLYLIPTSEVSLTNLYADEIILSEDLPILMTAYTPCFRKEAGSASKDTHGIIRQHQFDKVELVAITHPTKSDSMQAKMLEIASGILKALELPHRFVQLCSGDLGFSASNTVDIEVWLPGQDCYREISSVSNTRDFQARRAKIRYKENKKNAFVHTLNGSSLAVGRTLVAIMENYQTKEGLIEIPKVLEPYLTRYI; translated from the coding sequence ATGATTGATAAAAAATTGCTACTCCATGATTTTGAAGCGATTCAGGCTAATTTAGCCAAACGATTCTTAGACCCGCAGATTCTTAAAAATCTACAAACGCTTTTATTAGAATATAAAGCACAAAAATTAGCCCTAGAACAAGCCCAAGAATTTAAAAACAGAACCTCCAAACTCTTTTTTGAAAAACAAAAAAACCACGATCAAGAAGCCATGAGTCTTAAGAGTGCTTTAGAGGAGAATAAAGAAAAAATAGGGCATTTAACCCACCGGGTCAATACTTTAGAGGAAGAACTAGAAGTTTTATTACACAGCATTCCTAATTTATTAGACCCCATTACTCCCTTTGGTAAAGATGAGAGTGAGAATGTAGAAATTACGCGCATTTTAACCCCTAAAAATTTTGATTTTAAACCTAAAGAACACCACGAACTAGCCCAAGAAAATGGCTGGATTGAATTTGATAGAGGCGTTAAGATCGCCAAAAGCCGTTTTAGTGTGTTGCGCAAAGAAGGGGCATTAATTAGCCGTGCACTCATTAATTTCATGCTAGATTATAACGCCTCACATGGCTTTGAAATTATCAATCCCCCTATTTTAGTCAATGCCACAACTCTTTTTGGCACAGGCCAACTCCCTAAATTTAAAGAAGATCTTTTTAAAGTTGAAGCAGAGGATTTATATTTAATCCCCACCTCAGAGGTGAGTTTGACTAATCTTTATGCTGATGAAATCATTCTTTCTGAGGATTTGCCTATTTTAATGACGGCTTATACGCCATGTTTTAGAAAAGAGGCCGGAAGTGCAAGCAAAGACACACATGGCATTATCCGCCAACACCAATTTGATAAAGTAGAATTAGTGGCTATCACCCACCCTACAAAAAGCGATTCTATGCAGGCTAAAATGTTAGAAATTGCTAGCGGTATTTTAAAAGCTTTAGAATTGCCCCATCGCTTTGTTCAACTCTGTAGCGGGGATTTGGGTTTTAGCGCGAGTAATACGGTAGATATTGAGGTGTGGTTACCCGGGCAAGATTGTTACCGCGAAATTAGCTCGGTGAGCAATACCCGTGATTTTCAAGCGCGGCGGGCTAAGATTCGCTATAAAGAAAATAAGAAAAATGCCTTTGTACATACCCTTAATGGCTCTTCTTTAGCTGTAGGGCGTACACTAGTGGCTATCATGGAGAATTACCAGACAAAAGAGGGGCTTATTGAGATTCCTAAAGTATTAGAGCCCTATTTAACCCGCTATATCTAA
- a CDS encoding carbon-nitrogen hydrolase family protein: MHLFLMQMAHFDWEFVQKSVKQMPPNALLIFPEYVLTPFFLEILESEVEKINSYSLARLEQLEQLAHKHQLYMSAPLILQEQKGLVKQIALITPQDTQFYTQQKLMPYDHWNEARFFNNPQPDKLSTPLTFMLEGIKIAPLFGYELHFDLIWLCMQEEGVEVVLLSTASTFESFERWRAVCKARAFCNSMLVARANRIGMVRSKQSNLPWRFYGDSFIALPNSNIASSLEGDQGILHLEVHKEYLEAWVKEWGFRTTRGELT, encoded by the coding sequence ATGCATCTATTTCTCATGCAAATGGCGCATTTTGATTGGGAATTTGTACAAAAAAGTGTGAAACAAATGCCACCTAATGCGCTGCTTATTTTCCCTGAATATGTACTCACCCCCTTTTTTTTAGAGATATTAGAGAGTGAGGTAGAAAAAATTAATAGCTACAGCTTAGCGCGTTTAGAACAACTCGAGCAACTCGCACACAAACACCAGCTTTATATGAGTGCGCCTCTTATTTTGCAAGAACAAAAGGGATTAGTGAAACAAATTGCTTTAATCACGCCTCAAGACACACAATTTTATACCCAGCAAAAACTCATGCCCTATGATCACTGGAATGAAGCGCGCTTTTTTAATAACCCCCAGCCTGATAAATTAAGTACGCCTTTAACCTTTATGCTAGAGGGAATTAAAATCGCCCCTCTTTTTGGGTATGAATTGCATTTTGATTTAATTTGGCTGTGCATGCAAGAGGAGGGGGTTGAGGTGGTGCTTTTAAGCACGGCTAGTACCTTTGAGTCTTTTGAGCGCTGGCGCGCTGTGTGTAAAGCTAGGGCGTTTTGTAATTCTATGCTAGTGGCACGGGCTAATCGTATCGGTATGGTGCGTTCTAAACAAAGCAATTTGCCATGGCGTTTTTATGGGGATAGTTTTATTGCTCTACCTAATAGTAATATTGCTAGCAGTTTAGAAGGCGATCAAGGGATTTTACACCTAGAGGTGCATAAAGAGTATTTAGAGGCTTGGGTGAAAGAATGGGGGTTTAGGACTACAAGAGGAGAATTAACATGA
- the ubiE gene encoding bifunctional demethylmenaquinone methyltransferase/2-methoxy-6-polyprenyl-1,4-benzoquinol methylase UbiE: MRNSQKQEKIIGMFDAIAKTYDIANRVVSFRQDQKWRRKSIQEALRHVYAFRGHLNDLYVADVACGTADMLLCILETLKNFKGSIASIHGIDPSSEMLRLAQEKITQANLERPECVTLVCLEAKNLHTLQDNSIDLLSIAYGLRNVVERKKALEEFSRVLKKGGVLLVLEFMRQDRRGILGSLTHFYTSKILPILGTIISRNYKAYTYLPSSIERFVNSDELEDELSAVGLDVVERAHYMYKSVSNILAVKL; encoded by the coding sequence ATGCGTAATTCTCAAAAACAAGAAAAAATCATCGGCATGTTTGATGCCATTGCTAAAACCTATGATATAGCAAATCGGGTTGTGAGTTTTAGACAAGATCAAAAATGGCGGCGTAAAAGCATTCAAGAAGCTTTGCGCCATGTTTATGCTTTTAGGGGGCATTTAAACGATCTGTATGTTGCTGATGTGGCTTGTGGGACGGCTGATATGTTGCTTTGTATCCTAGAAACCTTAAAGAATTTCAAGGGTAGCATTGCTAGCATACATGGCATTGACCCCTCCTCTGAAATGTTGCGTCTAGCACAAGAAAAAATCACACAAGCCAATTTAGAACGCCCCGAGTGCGTTACTCTAGTTTGCTTAGAGGCTAAAAATTTGCACACATTGCAAGATAATAGCATTGATTTACTCAGTATCGCCTATGGTTTGCGCAATGTAGTAGAGCGCAAAAAAGCTTTAGAAGAATTTAGCCGTGTTCTTAAAAAAGGAGGGGTGTTACTTGTTTTAGAGTTTATGCGTCAAGATCGACGCGGGATTTTAGGCTCATTAACGCATTTTTACACTTCTAAAATCTTGCCCATTTTAGGCACGATTATTAGCCGTAATTATAAAGCCTATACCTATTTGCCCTCCTCTATTGAACGGTTTGTCAATAGCGATGAATTAGAAGATGAATTAAGCGCTGTGGGGTTAGATGTGGTAGAGAGGGCACATTACATGTATAAAAGCGTGTCTAATATTTTGGCGGTAAAGCTTTAA
- the hemJ gene encoding protoporphyrinogen oxidase HemJ, with protein sequence MQVYLWLKMLHIVAIISWMAALLYLPRLLVYHRENYDKPEFVAIVQVQESKLFNAIATPAMIISVLSGLGLIYVLNPMALFSHGWLHLKLLFVLVLLHFHFMCRKWMRELKKEGTYKSSRFFRFVNEVPTICMIVIVFAVVGKFF encoded by the coding sequence ATGCAGGTGTATTTATGGCTTAAAATGCTCCATATTGTGGCTATCATCTCTTGGATGGCAGCTTTGCTTTATTTGCCAAGATTATTAGTCTATCACCGCGAAAATTACGATAAACCGGAATTTGTGGCTATTGTACAAGTTCAAGAATCCAAACTCTTTAATGCCATTGCCACCCCAGCCATGATTATCAGCGTGCTTAGCGGGTTAGGTTTAATTTATGTTTTAAACCCAATGGCGCTTTTTTCTCATGGCTGGTTACATCTTAAATTGCTCTTTGTGCTGGTTTTATTGCACTTTCATTTTATGTGTAGAAAGTGGATGAGAGAGCTTAAAAAAGAGGGGACTTATAAGAGCTCTCGTTTCTTTAGGTTTGTAAATGAAGTACCAACGATTTGTATGATCGTGATTGTCTTTGCAGTAGTGGGGAAATTCTTTTAA
- a CDS encoding YigZ family protein → MNQVNTLTSSKHQIKGSSFLGFLLPFADFKNTLEQLKKEHCKARHIVYAYRYLNGDRLEEVLHEDREPKNSAKPLLEILRRQDLINTAVIVVRYFGGVLLGVGGLMKAYGLALQLCLQKSELVPFIRPICISQWVSYPALPILSAKARKYGVEITKQELEKTGTWVVLTGTSESIKKMLGN, encoded by the coding sequence ATGAATCAAGTCAATACGCTTACTTCTTCTAAACACCAAATTAAAGGTTCTAGCTTTTTAGGCTTTTTACTCCCCTTTGCTGATTTTAAAAACACCCTAGAGCAACTTAAAAAAGAGCATTGTAAAGCCCGCCATATTGTCTATGCTTACCGCTATTTGAATGGCGATAGGCTAGAGGAAGTTTTACATGAGGATAGAGAACCTAAAAATAGCGCTAAACCTCTTTTGGAGATTTTAAGGCGGCAGGATTTGATTAATACGGCTGTTATTGTAGTGCGCTACTTTGGGGGTGTACTTTTAGGGGTGGGGGGGTTGATGAAAGCCTATGGCTTGGCACTCCAATTATGTTTACAAAAAAGCGAATTAGTCCCCTTTATCCGCCCCATTTGTATCAGCCAATGGGTGTCTTATCCGGCTTTACCAATTCTAAGCGCAAAGGCGCGTAAGTATGGGGTGGAGATCACCAAGCAGGAATTAGAAAAAACAGGTACATGGGTGGTGCTTACCGGTACCTCAGAATCTATTAAAAAAATGTTAGGGAATTAA
- a CDS encoding META domain-containing protein gives MYRIRSLKFIYFLLPLVFCGVFLGGCVLVRLLNKNFSHNQYHIVRVDLDGQTFNFRDLILEAQRPHLDSEDRNMPPTNAQAKDKLELLQEELKRNIKNLDIKDLPPDASMIRTNISRLQADIEKNQQTAKQSKIKSTPMGHVEFDQKELHAYGVIYCNKYFISYSFRDDDHLNIEDKGISRKVCSNEKLMAFELAFYNHLKGTFNITRGKNTLLLENPNMKIYLQH, from the coding sequence ATGTATAGGATAAGGAGTTTAAAATTTATTTATTTTTTGTTGCCTTTAGTGTTTTGTGGGGTGTTTTTGGGAGGGTGTGTGTTGGTGCGCTTATTAAATAAGAATTTTAGCCATAACCAATACCACATTGTGCGGGTTGACCTAGACGGACAAACCTTTAATTTTAGAGATTTGATTTTAGAGGCCCAGAGGCCTCATTTAGATTCTGAAGATCGCAATATGCCCCCTACAAATGCGCAGGCTAAGGATAAATTAGAGTTACTCCAAGAGGAATTAAAGCGCAATATTAAAAACCTAGATATTAAAGATCTGCCCCCCGATGCTTCTATGATTCGAACCAATATTAGCCGTTTGCAAGCAGATATAGAGAAAAACCAACAGACGGCCAAACAAAGCAAGATTAAAAGCACGCCTATGGGGCATGTGGAGTTTGATCAAAAAGAACTCCATGCTTATGGGGTGATTTATTGCAACAAATACTTTATTAGTTATAGCTTTAGAGATGACGATCACCTCAATATTGAGGATAAGGGCATTTCGCGTAAAGTGTGTAGCAATGAAAAACTTATGGCATTTGAATTAGCCTTTTATAATCACTTGAAAGGCACTTTTAATATCACGCGTGGTAAAAACACTTTGCTTTTAGAAAATCCTAATATGAAAATTTATTTACAACACTGA
- the mraY gene encoding phospho-N-acetylmuramoyl-pentapeptide-transferase: MLYYLYSWFNINIFQYLTFRSGLAFFLSFFSCMYAMPKFIIWAKRKKANQPISTYIPHQNKKDTPTMGGVVFMATTCIASILTARLDNLFVLLGLFTLIAFGALGMQDDYTKISRKSNAGITSYYKFGILTLISLIITTALYHLMSEKDLYFPFLKHPIFSFEGHPFLLVGFWILVFLSTSNAVNLTDGLDGLATVPSICVLLSLSVFIYVVGNAELSRYLLYPKVSHSGEVMVISAALIGSLLGFLWFNAFPAEVFMGDSGSLSIGGFIAYMAIITNNEILLILMGLVFVLETGSVILQVTSYKTCKKKIFRMAPLHHHFESKGWPENKIILRFWIIAILSNIVALLSLKVR, from the coding sequence ATGCTTTATTACCTGTATTCGTGGTTTAATATTAATATTTTCCAATACCTCACTTTCCGTTCAGGCTTGGCTTTTTTTCTCAGTTTTTTTAGCTGTATGTATGCCATGCCAAAGTTTATTATCTGGGCTAAGCGCAAAAAGGCCAACCAGCCTATTTCAACCTATATCCCGCATCAAAACAAGAAAGACACGCCTACTATGGGCGGGGTGGTTTTTATGGCCACAACTTGCATCGCTTCTATTTTAACCGCCCGCTTAGATAATCTGTTTGTATTACTAGGGCTTTTCACCCTTATAGCCTTTGGGGCTCTTGGTATGCAAGATGATTACACCAAAATTAGCCGAAAAAGTAATGCCGGAATCACTTCTTATTACAAATTTGGCATTCTTACTTTGATTTCTCTAATCATTACCACCGCTCTTTATCATCTCATGAGTGAAAAAGACCTTTATTTTCCCTTCCTCAAACACCCCATTTTTTCCTTTGAAGGCCACCCTTTTTTATTAGTGGGGTTTTGGATATTAGTGTTTTTGTCTACTTCTAATGCGGTAAATCTCACCGACGGATTAGACGGCCTAGCCACCGTGCCTAGTATTTGTGTGCTGTTAAGCTTGAGCGTGTTTATTTATGTGGTGGGCAATGCTGAGTTGAGTAGATATTTGCTTTATCCTAAAGTGAGTCATAGCGGGGAGGTGATGGTGATCTCTGCGGCCTTGATTGGATCGCTTTTAGGGTTTTTGTGGTTTAACGCATTTCCAGCCGAAGTATTTATGGGAGATAGTGGGAGCTTATCTATTGGGGGTTTTATTGCCTACATGGCCATTATTACCAACAATGAAATTTTACTTATTTTAATGGGGCTTGTGTTTGTACTAGAAACTGGATCGGTGATCTTACAAGTTACTAGCTATAAAACTTGTAAGAAAAAGATTTTCCGTATGGCGCCCTTGCATCATCATTTTGAATCTAAGGGCTGGCCGGAAAATAAGATCATCTTGCGTTTTTGGATCATCGCAATTTTGAGTAATATCGTGGCGTTGTTGAGTTTAAAAGTACGCTAA